In Nitrospira sp. MA-1, the genomic window TAAGACCAAGCGGGACATCTCTGTTGAAACCCCATTAGATGCGAGGGATGACGAATCCCTAGGATGGGGGTACTGGGATCGAATTTGGCCTTCGGCGGTGGCCTTATCAGAATATCTCATTGAGCAGTTTTTCCCAACAAAACTGCAAGGGGCCAGGGTTCTGGAAATTGGTTGTGGGACAGGGGTGGCCGGAGTCGTGGCTGCTCAGCTCGGGGCATTCACCATGTTTTCAGATATGGTGCCGATTACCCTTGAAGCGGTAAAGGATTCCTGCCGTCGGAATCATATCAGCAATTTTGACACATGTCTGTTGAATTGGTCGAAGACGATTGAACCAAAAGAACCTTATGATTTGGTCTTAGGCAGTGAAGTTTTTTATGACGAAGAAATTTTAGCGAATATTTCACATGTGCTAGAACAAATGCTTGCCCCAGGGGGAAAAGGCCTTTTTTGTGATCCAAATAGACTGGGGTGGGATACCATCGAACGTGGATTCAACGAGAAGTTTATCGTGGTAATAGATGAAATCCCCCTCAACTGGCCTCCGCGAAAAGGTGCTGGGGTAGGAAAAATGGGGTCTCTTTACCAACTCACTCGCAGAAGTCAGCTGGCATCCTGACAATATTATTTTCCACGTCCTGATGCTCCATGTGTTCTAACGAGGCTTTCAACCGGTAGTTGGCTCAGAAGGCAAAATATCTAGAGTCGAAAATTGATGGGATTTGTGGTGTAAGGAAGGTATAGCGTAAATATCATTCCAACTATCTAATTTTAAATAGGTTTTGCAATTTGGGTTGGCGTGATGTTCCCATGGGGCTCGGTTATGGTATGACAATGGGACTTTTGAAAGGGGAGCCATGGGTCTTTTGATTGATTGCAGCGGGATGAGGGCATTCGTACAATGCACCGTTCCGTGCGGAAGGCGGGTTATGCTACGTTTGTCCTTAACCATCATGATGAGTCCCTGAAGGAAGGGTTGGATTATGGCAAAAGTTCTTGAAGGCCCTGGAATGGGTCTACTGCGAAAATGGGGAATTTCAACTCCCAACTATGCTGTCGTGACCTCAAGTGATGAATTTGACCAATTATCCCAGGTCAATGATTGGCTCCAAAAAAGTAAACTAGTGGTCAAAGCCCATGAAGCCCTTGGCTCTCGTTTTAAATTGGGATTAGTTAAGGTTGGCTTGGATTTAACGGCGGCGAAAGCGGCTGTGCGGGAGATGCTTGGCAAAAAAATGGAAACACTGACGATTAGGCAGGTGATTGTTTCCGAGGCGGTTGATCACAAAGAAGAATATTATGCCGCAGCCAAATCGACTCGTGATGGGGTGGACCTCTTGGTGGCAACCTGTGGCGGCATCGAAGTGGAATCTAATTGGGATAAGGTCAAGCATGTTTCTATAGAAACGGGGGAAACTCTCACTGATTCTGCGCTTTCCTCCCTGGTGAAAGATGCCGGGTTTTCCGGTGACACGGCGGCCAAAATGGCTGAATTTCTGAAAAAATTACATGCCTGTTTTGAAAATGAAGATGCCCAATACGTGGAAGTGAACCCTGTTGTGCTTAGCGGCCAGGGAGAACTTGTGGCTCTTGATGCGGTGACCCTCCTGGACGGTGATGCCAAATTCCGGCATAAAGACTGGACCTTCCCGTTTGCGGCGGAATTTGGTCGCGCCTATACCAAAAATGAAGAAGAAGTCATGGCGGTTGATGCCAAAGTAAAGGGCTCGGTCAAGCTTATTGAGATTCCCGGAGGCAATATTGCGATGTTACCAGCCGGTGGGGGAGCCAGCGTCTATTATTCAGATGCTGTGGTAG contains:
- a CDS encoding methyltransferase domain-containing protein; translated protein: MSHVKVVTLSKIGDVPIVCKTKRDISVETPLDARDDESLGWGYWDRIWPSAVALSEYLIEQFFPTKLQGARVLEIGCGTGVAGVVAAQLGAFTMFSDMVPITLEAVKDSCRRNHISNFDTCLLNWSKTIEPKEPYDLVLGSEVFYDEEILANISHVLEQMLAPGGKGLFCDPNRLGWDTIERGFNEKFIVVIDEIPLNWPPRKGAGVGKMGSLYQLTRRSQLAS
- a CDS encoding ATP citrate lyase citrate-binding domain-containing protein, which translates into the protein MAKVLEGPGMGLLRKWGISTPNYAVVTSSDEFDQLSQVNDWLQKSKLVVKAHEALGSRFKLGLVKVGLDLTAAKAAVREMLGKKMETLTIRQVIVSEAVDHKEEYYAAAKSTRDGVDLLVATCGGIEVESNWDKVKHVSIETGETLTDSALSSLVKDAGFSGDTAAKMAEFLKKLHACFENEDAQYVEVNPVVLSGQGELVALDAVTLLDGDAKFRHKDWTFPFAAEFGRAYTKNEEEVMAVDAKVKGSVKLIEIPGGNIAMLPAGGGASVYYSDAVVARGGKLANYAEYSGDPPDWAVEVLTEKVCSLPGIKHIIVGGAIANFTDVKKTFGGIINAFRKAKAEGKLQGVKIWVRRGGPNELQGLAAMRALQDEGFDIQVFDRKTPLTDIVDMAMAAK